The following proteins are encoded in a genomic region of Corylus avellana chromosome ca4, CavTom2PMs-1.0:
- the LOC132177323 gene encoding MLP-like protein 28 encodes MSLFGKVEADVEIKAPAEKFHELLSGRPHHISNVCPDKVQGCALHEGDWGNEGSVIYWDYVHDGQAKGAKEKIEAIDDTNKSVTFKVIEGDLLQEYKSFKIIVQATPKGGGSLVHWSLEYEKLKEDVPEPNTLLQLLIDISKDIGAHLTA; translated from the exons ATGAGTCTATTTGGGAAGGTGGAGGCTGATGTAGAAATTAAAGCTCCTGCTGAAAAGTTTCATGAGCTTTTAAGTGGCAGGCCACACCACATATCCAATGTCTGCCCTGACAAAGTGCAGGGTTGTGCTTTGCATGAAGGTGATTGGGGCAATGAGGGCTCTGTCATCTACTGGGATTATGTCCATG ATGGGCAAGCCAAAGGTGCTAAGGAGAAAATTGAAGCAATAGATGATACAAACAAGTCGGTCACTTTCAAAGTGATTGAAGGCGATCTTCTGCAGGAGTACAAGAGCTTCAAAATCATTGTTCAAGCTACTCCCAAGGGTGGGGGCAGCTTGGTCCACTGGAGCTTGGAATACGAGAAGCTGAAGGAGGATGTTCCAGAACCAAATACATTGCTTCAGCTTCTAATTGATATCAGCAAAGACATTGGTGCTCACCTTACCGCATAG